Within the Salinimonas marina genome, the region TTACAAAATCGCAATATTGAATGACCTATTTATGATACCGCAGGTTGCACCCGAACTTCTGCAATATTGTGGAAAAAATATATGATTCATGTAGTTGTACTTTTTCCCAGCGTCTGCGAGCGCTCGAAGATGCTTAAACACTTTGATTGTGTTTACCGTCCGCCCGCCTCTGCCATATGTATCCTCACACCTGCATACCGGGTTACTGCCTCCCCATTTGAGTGGATAGCATTGGCAACGTGTAGATATTGCAAGACGCTCCCGGAATATGAATCTTTGATAAAAGTCGGCAAAAAACATAACCATAGGCAAAAGATGTAGATTCTGAGACAATCTTATAAAATTCCCAACCATTAAGATTACGCGTGCTGTTACAGGTTCTGATATTTGTTGCCGGACTGGGTGTACTGAGCTGGGGGGCTGACCGTTTTGTTTACGGCGCGTCTGCCCTGGCCAAGAACATCGGTATTTCCCCCATGATGATAGGCCTTACTATTGTGGCCATGGGCTCCTCCGCCCCCGAAATTGTGGTTGCTGCCATGGCGTCAGTCAATGGGGCCCCCAACACTGCGGTGGGTAACGCGTTAGGCTCGAACATCACAAATATTGGCCTGGTGCTGGCGATTACCGCATTGGTAAAGCCGCTGGTGGTGTCATCTACCACCCTAAAACGTGAAATGCCGGCGCTGATTGTAATCACGCTTATTGCCATGGCCTTTTTGTTTAACGGCCGCCTGGCTCATGTAGAGGGTCTGATTCTGTTTGGCATGTTTATCTTTGTGCTGGCAGGGATGGCATGGTTGTCACTGCATGTCGAAAAATCGGATCCGCTGATGGCCGAAACCGTGGACGAAATCCCTTCTGATGTAAACACCGGCCGGGCAGTACTCTGGATTGGCGTGGGTCTGGTGTTGTTGCCCCTGAGTGCGCATTTTATCGTGGATTCGGCGGTCTATATTGCTAAATATTTTGGGCTCAGTGATTTGGTCATTGGCCTGACCATTATTGCGTTGGGTACCAGCCTGCCAGAACTGGCGGCCAGTATTGCCGGGGTAATGAAAGGCGAGGACGATCTCGCGCTGGGTAATATTATCGGCTCTAACATCTTTAACCTGCTGGCGGTACTTAGTATGCCAGGGCTTATTGCCCCGGGGCTCATCGACCCTGATGTTTACAATCGCGACATGTACGTTATGTTTGGTTTAACAGCGCTGCTGTTTTTCTTTAGTTTCAGTATTATTGGTAAAAAACAAATTGGCCGACTGGAAGGCAGCTTATTGCTGGTGTGCTTTTTAGGGTACCAATTTTGGTTATTTGGGTGAGATAACACACCATGCATGAGACATTTTTAGCATCTGCACGCCGGGTGATTGCCATTGAAAACCGAGCCATTACGGCCCTGGCGGACCGGCTTGATGAAGCATTCGCCAAGGCTTGTGACTACTTGTATCACTGCCGTGGTAAGGTGGTGGTGTGTGGCATGGGCAAATCCGGCCACATTGGCAATAAAATTGCGGCGACCCTGGCCAGTACCGGCACTCCGTCTTTTTTTATGCATCCGGGAGAAGCCAATCATGGTGACCTGGGCATGCTTGGCAAGGAAGATGTATTGCTGGCGATCTCCAATTCTGGTGAAACCGCCGAGCTCATCAACCTGCTACCGGTGGTAAAACGCTTAAATGTTCCGGTTATTGCCATGACCAACAGCCAGCACAGTACCCTGGGCCAGCATGCCGATGTGGTGCTGGATATCAGTGTGGGCGAAGAAGCCTGCTCACTGGGGTTGGCGCCAACCTCAAGTACTACGGCCACCCTGGTGATGGGCGATGCGCTGGCCATTGCGCTGTTGGATGCACGGGGCTTTACCTCGGATGATTTTGCGCTCTCGCATCCGGGCGGCAGTCTGGGCCGTAAATTACTGCTTAAAGTTAAAGATATTATGCTGACTGCCCCGGATTTGCCGTTGGTGTCCCAACACGCCACCATTACCCAGGCACTGCTTGAAATCTCCAGCAAGGGGCTGGGCATGACCGGTATCACTGACAATACCGGCAAGCTTTGCGGGGTATTTACCGACGGCGATTTACGCCGGGTGTTAGACAGCAAAGCAGATATTCATACCCTGGCCATAGACCAGGTGATGACCCGCAATGGCAAAACCATTGGTCCGGAAGAGCTGGCCGTAGAAGCACTTAACACCATGGAGGCCTGTAGTATTACTGCCCTGATGGTGGTGGATGAAAACCGGCATCCGGTGGGCGCGTTTAATATGCACATGCTACTTAAAGCAGGAGTTTTATAATGCCTCATACCGTAACGCTGTATGGCATGTTGGAAGAAAAAAGTTTCAACCGTTTGAAAGAACTGAAGTTACTGGTTTGTGATGTGGATGGGGTTTTCTCTGACGGCCGCATTTACCTAGGTAACGATGGCGAAGAGCTCAAAGCCTTTCACACCCGGGATGGCTACGGATTGAAGGCGGTGGTAAAAAGTGGCATCCAAGTTGCTGTCATTACCGGGCGCAGCTCCTCCATTGTAAAAAACCGTATGGAGGCCCTGGGTGTGCAACATATTATTCAGGGCGAAGAAGACAAGGCCAGTGCCCTGCACGGCTTGTGCACCGAACTTGGACTGAGCCCGGCGCAGGTGGCGGCCATTGGCGATGATGTACCGGATTTGGGAATGTATCAATATGCCGACACCAAAATTGCGGTGCGGGACGCCCATCCGCAGGTCTGTGCTGCCGCCAATTGGGTTTTGACCAAACCCGGTGGGTTCGGCGCCGTGCGGGAGCTGTGCGATATTATTTTGCAGGCCCACGGTAAGCTTCAGCAAATTCATGGAGCCAGCGTGTGAGTCGCCTTGGGATCAGTATCGCGTCGCTGTTTATGCTGGTATTACTGGTGTATATGCCGGTATGGATGAGCGAGACCGACAACACCATTGGGCAGACTGAAGAAGATGTACTTAAACCGGCGTATACCGCCAAAAACATCACTACTACCTTGTATGACGATAGCGGGTCGCTGAATCATCGGGTGTTTGCGCAAACCATGGAACATTATGATCAGCTTGGCTTTGTATTGTTCCAAAAGCCTGAATATACGGTGTATCTGAACCAGGGACAGACCCCCTGGCAGGTCACGGCAAATGAGGGTACGCTGTATAATAATAATCTTATCGAGCTGGAGTCGAAAGTAAGGGTTCGTAATCTGCAATCAAATGAATTTGTGCGCACCATCGAAACCGACTTCATAAAAATAAATCTGGATGACAAAACGCTCTTTTCGGATCAGCCTGTGGTGATTCGCGGAACAGAATTTGTTGTAAACAGTAATGGCATAAAGGGCGACCTTAGCTCACAACAGTATGAGTTGATTGATCATGTACAGACAACGTTTTCCCCTGGCAGCTAGTCTGCTGGCAATATTGTGCTTTGCGACACCGGTTATGGCCGGCAGTGCTGATTTTCAAAAACCTATCACCGTGGATGCACGTACCCAGTCTATGGATGGCAAAAATAAAGTCACCCGCTTCAAAGACAATGTGCTGATTACCCAGGGCACCCTGACCATCGAAGCCGATGAGGTTGAGGTCAATGCCAAGCAGGGTGAAGGTAAAGAAATTATGATTGCCCGCGGCAAACCTGCCCGCTATTCCCAAACCATGGATGATGGCAGCAAGGTCACCGCCCAAGCCAATGAACTTCGCTATGAAGTGAATAAACGGACCATTTCCATGCGCGGTAATGCCCAGATAAAACAAAATAGCAGCATGGTCAGTGGCGACAGCATTACTTATGACATGATGAAAGAACAATTGATGGCGACCAGCAGTGACGGCAATGATGATAGCCGGGTCACCACCGTATTTCGTCCGCAGGCGGTAAAAAAATTAAGTGATGAGTCTGAGGACAAGCAGGGTGACACCGACGGTAAGAATGATACGCAAGGTGACAAATAAGTATGGCAACACTGACAGCCCGGAACCTGGCAAAATCGTATAAATCCCGACAGGTGGTACTGGATGTCAGTCTGTCGGTATCCACCGGTCAGATTGTGGGTTTGCTTGGCCCCAACGGCGCAGGTAAAACCACCACGTTTTACATGATTGTGGGCCTGGTCGCGCTGGATAAAGGCAAAATCACCATCGATGATAACGAACTCACGCATCAGCCGATGCATGAACGTGCCCGTCAGGGGATTGGCTACCTGCCGCAGGAAGCCTCTATTTTTCGAAAACTGACAGTTCACGAAAATATCATGGCGATTTTACAAACCCGCAGCGATTTGGATTCACAAAAACGTGAAGAAGAAGCTGATGCCCTACTTGATGAATTTAATATCAACCATATACGTAATAGTACTGGTATGAGTTTGTCCGGCGGCGAGCGTCGACGGGTGGAAATTGCCCGGGCACTGGCCGCTAATCCGCAGTTCATTCTGTTGGATGAACCATTTGCCGGTGTTGATCCAATCTCAGTCAATGATATAAAAAAGATTATTCAGCATTTACGTGACCGGGGCATTGGGATCCTCATTACCGACCATAACGTACGGGAAACCCTGGATGTATGTGAGGAAGCCTACATCGTTAGTCATGGAGAGCTCATCGCGCAAGGCAGTGCGGAGCAAGTATTAAGCAACCAGAAAGTGCGTGATGTATACCTTGGTGAACAATTCAAGCTATAGTGTGGGTATTAGGGATGATCTTATACCCGGTGTTTCACCGGAAAACTTACACATGCAC harbors:
- a CDS encoding calcium/sodium antiporter — its product is MLLQVLIFVAGLGVLSWGADRFVYGASALAKNIGISPMMIGLTIVAMGSSAPEIVVAAMASVNGAPNTAVGNALGSNITNIGLVLAITALVKPLVVSSTTLKREMPALIVITLIAMAFLFNGRLAHVEGLILFGMFIFVLAGMAWLSLHVEKSDPLMAETVDEIPSDVNTGRAVLWIGVGLVLLPLSAHFIVDSAVYIAKYFGLSDLVIGLTIIALGTSLPELAASIAGVMKGEDDLALGNIIGSNIFNLLAVLSMPGLIAPGLIDPDVYNRDMYVMFGLTALLFFFSFSIIGKKQIGRLEGSLLLVCFLGYQFWLFG
- a CDS encoding KpsF/GutQ family sugar-phosphate isomerase — protein: MHETFLASARRVIAIENRAITALADRLDEAFAKACDYLYHCRGKVVVCGMGKSGHIGNKIAATLASTGTPSFFMHPGEANHGDLGMLGKEDVLLAISNSGETAELINLLPVVKRLNVPVIAMTNSQHSTLGQHADVVLDISVGEEACSLGLAPTSSTTATLVMGDALAIALLDARGFTSDDFALSHPGGSLGRKLLLKVKDIMLTAPDLPLVSQHATITQALLEISSKGLGMTGITDNTGKLCGVFTDGDLRRVLDSKADIHTLAIDQVMTRNGKTIGPEELAVEALNTMEACSITALMVVDENRHPVGAFNMHMLLKAGVL
- the kdsC gene encoding 3-deoxy-manno-octulosonate-8-phosphatase KdsC, which produces MPHTVTLYGMLEEKSFNRLKELKLLVCDVDGVFSDGRIYLGNDGEELKAFHTRDGYGLKAVVKSGIQVAVITGRSSSIVKNRMEALGVQHIIQGEEDKASALHGLCTELGLSPAQVAAIGDDVPDLGMYQYADTKIAVRDAHPQVCAAANWVLTKPGGFGAVRELCDIILQAHGKLQQIHGASV
- the lptC gene encoding LPS export ABC transporter periplasmic protein LptC translates to MSRLGISIASLFMLVLLVYMPVWMSETDNTIGQTEEDVLKPAYTAKNITTTLYDDSGSLNHRVFAQTMEHYDQLGFVLFQKPEYTVYLNQGQTPWQVTANEGTLYNNNLIELESKVRVRNLQSNEFVRTIETDFIKINLDDKTLFSDQPVVIRGTEFVVNSNGIKGDLSSQQYELIDHVQTTFSPGS
- the lptA gene encoding lipopolysaccharide transport periplasmic protein LptA; this encodes MYRQRFPLAASLLAILCFATPVMAGSADFQKPITVDARTQSMDGKNKVTRFKDNVLITQGTLTIEADEVEVNAKQGEGKEIMIARGKPARYSQTMDDGSKVTAQANELRYEVNKRTISMRGNAQIKQNSSMVSGDSITYDMMKEQLMATSSDGNDDSRVTTVFRPQAVKKLSDESEDKQGDTDGKNDTQGDK
- the lptB gene encoding LPS export ABC transporter ATP-binding protein; translation: MATLTARNLAKSYKSRQVVLDVSLSVSTGQIVGLLGPNGAGKTTTFYMIVGLVALDKGKITIDDNELTHQPMHERARQGIGYLPQEASIFRKLTVHENIMAILQTRSDLDSQKREEEADALLDEFNINHIRNSTGMSLSGGERRRVEIARALAANPQFILLDEPFAGVDPISVNDIKKIIQHLRDRGIGILITDHNVRETLDVCEEAYIVSHGELIAQGSAEQVLSNQKVRDVYLGEQFKL